The following coding sequences lie in one Drosophila bipectinata strain 14024-0381.07 chromosome XR, DbipHiC1v2, whole genome shotgun sequence genomic window:
- the LOC108131879 gene encoding uncharacterized protein isoform X1 produces MFCCFSTHKLKLVVVLLTLVVAIDGEVKASTSGTVLLYHINTKFRDFLISRVVLGCLLTTWASGGFLALFWDSVRALAIYSSGICLLTIFDCFTVAWAFHLSANGLPETDYNEQIIEHIVTTEDVIEICILVILIVVQRYQQKPTTPTHTQILVSIAGWWLTYRLHRHYKDEMKYEQDHRRLQKILAAQSKTHEDK; encoded by the exons ATGTTCTGTTGCTTTTCCACACACAAACTCAAGCTAGTGGTAGTTCTACTCACATTGGTGGTTGCg ATTGATGGCGAAGTGAAGGCCTCGACAAGTGGCACAGTGCTGTTGTACCATATAAATACAAAGTTTCGCGATTTTTTGATATCGCGCGTAGTTCTCGGTTGCCTGTTGACGACATGGGCTTCGGGAGGATTCCTGGCCCTGTTCTGGGACTCTGTCAGAGCATTGGCCATT TATTCGTCAGGGATTTGTCTATTAACCATTTTTGATTGCTTTACGGTGGCATGGGCATTTCACTTGTCGGCTAATGGATTACCGGAAACTGATTACAATGAACAGATAATAGAACATATTGTTACTACCGAGGATGTCATCGAAATATGCATTCTTGTTATTCTTATAGTCGTGCAG CGATAccaacaaaaaccaacaacgcccacccacacacagatCCTAGTCAGCATTGCTGGTTGGTGGCTAACGTATCGACTTCATCGCCATTACAAGGACGAAATGAAATACGAACAGGATCACAGACGCTTGCAGAAGATTCTTGCCGCCCAATCCAAGACGCATGAGGACAAATGA
- the LOC108131879 gene encoding uncharacterized protein isoform X2, translating to MFCCFSTHKLKLVVVLLTLVVAIDGEVKASTSGTVLLYHINTKFRDFLISRVVLGCLLTTWASGGFLALFWDSVRALAIYSSGICLLTIFDCFTVAWAFHLSANGLPETDYNEQIIEHIVTTEDVIEICILVILIVVQILVSIAGWWLTYRLHRHYKDEMKYEQDHRRLQKILAAQSKTHEDK from the exons ATGTTCTGTTGCTTTTCCACACACAAACTCAAGCTAGTGGTAGTTCTACTCACATTGGTGGTTGCg ATTGATGGCGAAGTGAAGGCCTCGACAAGTGGCACAGTGCTGTTGTACCATATAAATACAAAGTTTCGCGATTTTTTGATATCGCGCGTAGTTCTCGGTTGCCTGTTGACGACATGGGCTTCGGGAGGATTCCTGGCCCTGTTCTGGGACTCTGTCAGAGCATTGGCCATT TATTCGTCAGGGATTTGTCTATTAACCATTTTTGATTGCTTTACGGTGGCATGGGCATTTCACTTGTCGGCTAATGGATTACCGGAAACTGATTACAATGAACAGATAATAGAACATATTGTTACTACCGAGGATGTCATCGAAATATGCATTCTTGTTATTCTTATAGTCGTGCAG atCCTAGTCAGCATTGCTGGTTGGTGGCTAACGTATCGACTTCATCGCCATTACAAGGACGAAATGAAATACGAACAGGATCACAGACGCTTGCAGAAGATTCTTGCCGCCCAATCCAAGACGCATGAGGACAAATGA